GCTTGCCAAGGTCCGAGCCGCCCACTTCCCTGGTCAGGCGGAGGGCTTCGACGATCCGGTCTGCAACCGGGTCAGCGAGCCTGTGTTTGAGCTGGTTGAGCGATGCTTCGAACTGGCCGCCCGCCCGGTAGTCGGCACCGAAATCACGGAATACGTGCCGGAGTTCTTCGGGTCCCTTGTCACCCAGCTGGATGAGGGCTTCTGGAAGAGGCAACCCGGCCCGGATCGCGGAACGCAGGTGGTCAACGACGTCCGGCCAGAGAGTCCGCAGCAACGAGCTCCTCCTCTTTGCCTTCCAGCGCAGGACAGTAATCGGCAGCCAGGCACCGAAGAGTCCGAAACAACACGAGATCGGCCAGGAGCGGGTGGCCGCGAAGAACACCAGGGCGACGAAAAGCCCGAGGCCAATACAGGTGCCAAGCAGGCCGCCCGCGGACACTTTCTCGACGCCGGCCCCGGCAAGGAGGTCGGCGAGACGACTGGTTTTTTCCTTAGCAACTGCCCGTTTCGGCGACTCCCAAAACGACCACC
This genomic interval from Arthrobacter sp. SLBN-100 contains the following:
- a CDS encoding type II secretion system F family protein, whose amino-acid sequence is MSALLGVTAGAGFFLIWWSFWESPKRAVAKEKTSRLADLLAGAGVEKVSAGGLLGTCIGLGLFVALVFFAATRSWPISCCFGLFGAWLPITVLRWKAKRRSSLLRTLWPDVVDHLRSAIRAGLPLPEALIQLGDKGPEELRHVFRDFGADYRAGGQFEASLNQLKHRLADPVADRIVEALRLTREVGGSDLGKLLGTLAEFLRENARTRSELEARQSWTINAARLAVAAPWIVMMLLATRPEAVQAYNTPVGAAVLLGGLVVSLVCYSIMLRIGALPQDERVLR